In Phaeobacter piscinae, one genomic interval encodes:
- a CDS encoding P-II family nitrogen regulator, with the protein MKKIEAIIKPFKLDEVKEALQDVGVQGLSVIEVKGFGRQKGHTELYRGAEYVVDFLPKVKIEVVLDDDQVDAAIEAIVAAAKTDKIGDGKIFVSPVEQAIRIRTGETGSDAL; encoded by the coding sequence ATGAAAAAGATCGAAGCCATCATTAAGCCGTTCAAATTGGACGAGGTGAAGGAAGCCTTGCAGGACGTGGGCGTGCAAGGCCTGTCGGTGATCGAGGTCAAGGGGTTTGGTCGCCAGAAGGGTCACACCGAACTCTATCGCGGTGCCGAATACGTCGTCGACTTTCTGCCGAAGGTGAAAATCGAGGTGGTGCTGGACGACGATCAGGTCGACGCCGCCATTGAGGCCATCGTGGCCGCGGCCAAGACCGACAAGATCGGTGACGGCAAGATTTTTGTCTCCCCCGTAGAGCAGGCCATCCGCATCCGCACCGGCGAAACCGGTTCGGACGCACTCTGA
- the glnA gene encoding type I glutamate--ammonia ligase: protein MSADAVLKMIKDEDAAYVDIRFTDVRGKLQHVTIDVDLVDEDFLEEGFMFDGSSIAGWKSIENSDMKLILDTTSAYVDPFYAEKTICIHCSVVEPDTGEAYPRDPRGTAQKAEAYLKSSGIGDVAYMGPEAEFFLFDDVRFSNTINKVSFEVDATDASWNTDTEYEMGNMGHRPGLKGGYFPVNPIDEAQDLRSEMLSTMKRLGMKVDKHHHEVASCQHELGLIFDSLTKQADELQKYKYVIHNVAHAYGKSATFMPKPIYGDNGTGMHVNMSIWKDGKPLFAGDKYADLSNEALYFIGGILKHAKTLNAFTNPSTNSYKRLIPGFEAPVLRAYSARNRSGCVRIPWTESPKAKRVEARFPDPAANPYLCFAALLMAGLDGIKNKIDPGEAMDKNLYDLPAEELADIPTVCGSLREALEALAGDHDFLLQGDVFTKDQIEGYIALKMEEVETYEHTPHPVEYGMYYSC from the coding sequence ATGAGCGCAGACGCAGTTCTGAAGATGATCAAGGACGAAGATGCGGCCTATGTCGACATTCGTTTCACCGATGTACGTGGCAAGCTCCAGCATGTGACCATCGACGTTGACCTGGTGGACGAAGACTTCCTCGAAGAAGGTTTCATGTTTGATGGGTCCTCCATCGCCGGTTGGAAGTCGATCGAAAACTCCGACATGAAGCTGATCCTCGACACCACCTCGGCCTATGTTGATCCCTTCTATGCCGAGAAAACCATCTGCATCCACTGCTCCGTGGTTGAGCCCGATACCGGCGAAGCCTACCCGCGTGACCCGCGCGGCACCGCGCAGAAGGCCGAAGCCTATCTGAAGTCCTCCGGCATCGGTGACGTGGCCTATATGGGCCCCGAGGCGGAATTCTTCCTGTTTGATGATGTGCGCTTCTCCAACACCATCAACAAAGTGTCCTTTGAGGTTGACGCAACCGACGCCTCCTGGAACACCGACACTGAATATGAGATGGGCAACATGGGTCATCGCCCCGGTCTCAAGGGCGGCTACTTCCCGGTGAACCCCATCGACGAAGCCCAGGATCTGCGCTCCGAGATGCTGTCCACCATGAAGCGTCTGGGCATGAAGGTCGACAAGCACCACCACGAGGTGGCCTCCTGCCAGCACGAACTGGGTCTGATCTTTGACAGCCTGACCAAACAGGCTGATGAGCTGCAGAAATACAAATATGTGATCCACAATGTGGCTCACGCCTATGGCAAATCGGCGACCTTCATGCCGAAGCCGATCTATGGCGACAACGGCACCGGCATGCATGTGAACATGTCGATCTGGAAAGACGGCAAGCCGCTCTTTGCGGGCGACAAATACGCAGATCTCTCCAATGAGGCGCTGTATTTCATCGGCGGCATCCTAAAGCACGCCAAGACACTGAACGCCTTCACCAACCCGTCCACCAACTCCTACAAGCGCCTGATCCCTGGCTTTGAAGCGCCGGTTCTGCGCGCCTATTCGGCCCGCAACCGCTCCGGCTGCGTGCGGATCCCATGGACCGAAAGCCCGAAAGCCAAGCGCGTCGAGGCCCGTTTCCCCGATCCGGCCGCGAACCCCTACCTGTGCTTTGCCGCACTGCTGATGGCTGGTCTGGACGGCATCAAGAACAAGATCGATCCCGGCGAAGCCATGGATAAGAACCTCTATGATCTGCCCGCAGAAGAGCTGGCCGATATCCCCACCGTCTGCGGCTCCCTGCGCGAAGCGCTGGAAGCGCTGGCAGGCGACCACGACTTCCTGCTGCAGGGCGACGTGTTCACCAAAGACCAGATCGAAGGCTACATCGCCCTCAAGATGGAAGAGGTGGAAACCTACGAACACACGCCGCATCCGGTTGAATACGGCATGTACTACAGCTGCTGA